Proteins from one Sandaracinaceae bacterium genomic window:
- a CDS encoding TIGR03619 family F420-dependent LLM class oxidoreductase → MKIGIVPLNVGGPDAATQMIPLAQYAEAAGIESVWTFEHAMVPMNYESRYPYDKSGKMPISPEGWFIDPLISLAHVAAVTKTIRLGTGVNILPQTNPLLLAKQAASIDVLSGGRLLLGLGIGWLEEEFVAMGTPFERRGARFNDYMVAMKKVWSGDVVEHQSDFLNWSGFKSFPTPAQRPHPPLLVGGTSKQALKRVAQLGDGWYAPSGSPEQLAEQLADLRTIAAEVGRDYGSIEITGTWRVAAQPDAVKQFEDLGVSRLIVPLFSTGKVHYQEAIDVIAKHTGA, encoded by the coding sequence ATGAAGATCGGCATCGTCCCTCTCAATGTGGGTGGCCCCGACGCGGCCACGCAGATGATCCCCTTGGCGCAGTACGCGGAGGCCGCGGGCATCGAGTCCGTCTGGACCTTCGAGCACGCCATGGTCCCCATGAACTACGAGTCGCGCTACCCGTACGACAAGTCGGGGAAGATGCCCATCTCGCCCGAGGGCTGGTTCATCGACCCGCTCATCTCACTGGCGCACGTGGCCGCGGTCACCAAGACCATCCGCCTCGGCACGGGGGTGAACATCCTGCCGCAGACCAACCCGCTCTTGCTCGCGAAGCAGGCCGCCAGCATCGACGTGCTGAGCGGCGGGCGCCTCCTGCTGGGCCTCGGCATCGGCTGGCTCGAGGAGGAGTTCGTGGCCATGGGCACGCCCTTCGAGCGCCGCGGCGCGCGCTTCAACGACTACATGGTGGCCATGAAGAAGGTCTGGAGCGGCGACGTGGTGGAGCACCAGAGCGACTTCCTCAACTGGAGCGGCTTCAAGAGCTTCCCCACGCCCGCGCAGCGACCGCACCCCCCGCTTCTGGTGGGCGGCACGTCGAAGCAAGCCCTCAAGCGCGTGGCTCAGCTGGGCGACGGCTGGTACGCGCCCAGCGGCAGCCCCGAGCAGCTGGCCGAGCAGCTGGCTGACCTGCGCACCATCGCGGCCGAGGTGGGCCGCGACTACGGCAGCATCGAGATCACCGGCACCTGGCGCGTGGCCGCCCAGCCGGACGCGGTGAAGCAGTTCGAGGACCTGGGCGTGAGCCGCCTGATCGTGCCGCTGTTCTCCACCGGCAAGGTCCACTACCAGGAGGCGATCGACGTGATCGCCAAGCACACGGGCGCGTGA
- a CDS encoding ADP-ribosylglycohydrolase family protein, producing the protein MVMNKGERARAMGCWYGQLTGDALGSLVEWKMPAEIQAAYPDGVRDMHDGGTFDTLAGQPTDDSEMALALSWSLLDEGDYVEESAARHYLRWYESDPFDIGSTVEVAVKAGQHAYQHDEEVAPAMRRGANQSSQANGAMMRVSPIAIFGARRGDEWVARAAMEDAALTHPHPAVKQASAVFAVTLARAIRGETDPRALFASAQDYAARIDAHPLVRGALRDAEEGPPRDFLDKQGWVRIALQNAFHVLLHSASFEEALVETVGRGGDSDSNAVIAGALLGAVHGVHAVPARWRACVDRCEPEEDEDGVKRPRPSWLWPTGAEGLALSLLASGEEEASAGGAGGESTGDDLDDDGLDDGVDDDLDDEDDDDDDEPYEGGLDD; encoded by the coding sequence ATGGTCATGAACAAGGGTGAGCGCGCTCGCGCGATGGGATGTTGGTACGGACAGCTCACGGGTGATGCCCTGGGCAGCTTGGTGGAGTGGAAGATGCCCGCCGAGATTCAGGCCGCCTACCCGGATGGCGTGCGCGACATGCACGACGGCGGGACCTTCGACACGCTGGCGGGGCAGCCCACCGACGACTCCGAGATGGCGCTGGCGCTGTCCTGGTCGCTGCTGGACGAGGGCGACTACGTGGAGGAGTCGGCCGCGCGGCACTACCTGCGCTGGTACGAGTCGGACCCCTTCGACATCGGCAGCACGGTGGAGGTGGCGGTGAAGGCGGGGCAGCACGCCTACCAGCACGACGAGGAGGTGGCGCCGGCCATGCGCCGCGGGGCCAACCAGTCCAGCCAGGCGAACGGGGCCATGATGCGTGTCTCGCCCATCGCCATCTTCGGCGCGCGGCGCGGCGACGAGTGGGTGGCGCGCGCGGCCATGGAAGACGCGGCGCTCACGCACCCACACCCCGCCGTGAAGCAGGCCAGCGCGGTCTTCGCGGTCACGCTGGCGCGCGCCATTCGCGGTGAGACCGACCCGCGCGCGCTCTTCGCTTCGGCGCAGGACTACGCGGCGCGCATCGACGCTCACCCGCTGGTGCGCGGTGCGCTGCGCGACGCCGAAGAGGGCCCGCCGCGAGACTTCCTCGACAAGCAGGGCTGGGTGCGCATCGCGCTGCAGAACGCCTTCCACGTGCTGCTGCACAGCGCTTCGTTCGAGGAGGCCCTGGTGGAGACCGTGGGCCGCGGCGGCGACAGCGACAGCAACGCGGTCATCGCGGGCGCGCTGCTGGGTGCCGTGCACGGCGTGCATGCCGTCCCCGCGCGCTGGCGTGCGTGCGTGGACCGCTGCGAGCCCGAAGAAGACGAAGACGGCGTGAAGCGCCCGCGCCCCAGCTGGCTGTGGCCCACGGGCGCCGAGGGGCTGGCGCTCTCGCTGCTGGCGTCGGGTGAAGAAGAAGCCTCGGCGGGTGGCGCAGGCGGGGAGTCCACGGGCGATGACCTGGACGATGACGGCTTGGATGATGGCGTCGATGACGACCTCGACGACGAGGACGATGATGACGACGACGAGCCCTACGAGGGGGGTCTCGACGACTGA
- a CDS encoding WYL domain-containing protein produces the protein MADLTGDLGRFLVLVPWLAQHPDGVPVNEVCERLGIERRALGKLVDQVAFVGTPDGTPDELVDLYMEGERLHVALPQQFTRAPRFSPEEMLALLLVLAPLRNAPVPGLASDAEALAERLLALGSERARELVARVDDVVFAEGELTEQHEHLRLLERAVREHRVCEAEYYTAGRDALSERRLHPMALIEQRGAWYVVADDHKTFKVERFKRVALSEATFTPPVGFDASRYTRDGLFGAGASDARETPEVTLQLRVRGEARPFGASATARVFSWLRTQGGDAVLEGPEPARQAFLSETRALLGRYDVKKDGHEQG, from the coding sequence GTGGCTGACCTCACGGGCGACCTCGGGCGCTTCTTGGTGCTGGTGCCGTGGCTGGCGCAGCACCCTGACGGCGTGCCCGTGAACGAGGTGTGCGAGCGCCTCGGCATCGAGCGGCGCGCGCTCGGAAAGCTGGTGGACCAGGTGGCCTTCGTGGGCACGCCCGACGGCACGCCCGACGAGCTGGTGGACCTGTACATGGAGGGCGAGCGCCTGCACGTGGCGCTGCCGCAGCAGTTCACGCGCGCGCCGCGCTTCAGCCCGGAAGAGATGCTGGCGCTGCTGCTGGTGCTGGCGCCGCTGCGCAACGCCCCCGTGCCGGGCCTGGCGAGTGACGCCGAGGCGCTGGCCGAGCGCCTGCTCGCGCTGGGCAGCGAGCGCGCGCGGGAGCTTGTGGCGCGCGTGGACGACGTGGTCTTCGCCGAGGGCGAGCTCACCGAGCAGCACGAGCACCTGCGGCTGCTGGAGCGCGCCGTGCGAGAGCACCGCGTGTGCGAGGCCGAGTACTACACGGCCGGGAGAGACGCGCTCAGCGAGCGGCGCCTGCACCCCATGGCGCTCATCGAGCAGCGCGGCGCGTGGTACGTGGTGGCCGACGACCACAAGACGTTCAAGGTGGAGCGCTTCAAGCGCGTGGCGCTGAGCGAGGCCACGTTCACGCCGCCCGTGGGCTTCGACGCCAGCCGCTACACGCGCGATGGGCTGTTCGGGGCGGGGGCCAGCGACGCGCGGGAGACCCCCGAGGTCACGCTGCAGCTGCGCGTGCGCGGCGAGGCGCGGCCGTTCGGCGCCAGCGCCACCGCGCGCGTCTTCTCCTGGCTGCGAACCCAGGGCGGCGACGCCGTGCTAGAGGGACCGGAGCCCGCGCGGCAGGCGTTCCTGAGTGAGACGAGGGCGCTGCTAGGGCGCTATGACGTGAAGAAAGATGGTCATGAACAAGGGTGA